The genomic region TAAGAACCACGTTATTTCCCTTTTTGTATGATAAAAAGAGTGCGTCTGGATCGTTAACGTATAGATTTCCTCTGGCGTCCTTTAAGGCTGGAATGACGGTTTTATCACCGAGGATGATTTTGTGTTTTTCAAGATAAAGCTCAAGCCCGCTGATACCTTTACCTGATGAGTCCAAAACACCAACGACAGAAGAACCGACACCGTACGGATGGACTCGGTCAAACTCAGGCATTACTCCTATCAGATCAAACAGCTTTGGTTTCATTTGGTGACTCTTTTCCATGTATTCTTTTATTACCGCTGTAGCTTCCTTTCTCAGGTGGTTAATGTCACCATCTATGTTCTTTTTTAACCAGGTAAACTTTACGTTTTTAGAGAAGGCTTTTTGAAGGTCAGATCTGGTAATTCCCGTTTCGTTACCAAATGTATTCAGGAAGATAGTCTGAAATAATTTTTTGTCTTTTATCAGTTTTGGTCTTATGTAAAAAGAGCATTTTTTCTTGCTTACTGCTAAAGGGATTCCGTTTCTATCAAAGATTTCTCCCCTTTCAGACCGCAGGGTAAGTTTTCCTGTGTACTGCCTTTGAAGGAAGGTCAGATACTTTGACTTGTCTAAGTAGCACAAATTCAGGAGACGAAGTATAAAAAGCAGCAGGAGAAAGATAGAGATAAAAAGAAAAGAATTGAGCCTGTCGTCCTCGAATGGTTTAATGAAATAGTAAATTTTGTTTAAAAAGTTAGCTATATGGTAATATAACTTTCTCATTCTATGTATAGAACCTCGTTCTCTTTCAAATATTTCATTTTTTTGGTGGCGTTGTCCACCGTTTCTGGTTTTAAGATTTCGTAATATTTTATCTGTAAATTATTATACTCAGATTTTAAATTTTGTATTTCTTCTATCATTTTTGCTATCTTTCTCTTTTCAATTATGCATACGGAACGCAGGTGTGCAAGTCTAAACAGCAGGAAAATAAACAGGAAGGGTGACATTATTATAAAAATAAGATTGAGGTACTTTGACATCACGTTGCACCTTCAGCCCGTTTAACTATATTTTATCTAAGCCATTGCGCCTGTAGCTCAGCTGGATAGAGCCCAGGACTCCGGATCCTGGTGTCGCGGGTTCGAGTCCCGCCAGGCGCACCAGTTACCTCTCTTTTTTAGCCTGTTCAACAATCTCTTCGGGAATTTCAACGGGATATTTGCCGTCAAAACAGGCCGTACAGTAACCGCACTCTTTTCCGCCGGCAGCTCTTATCATACCGTCGAGGGAAAGGTATGCAAGTGTATCGGCTTCTATGAACTTAGCTATTTCTTCGATCGTATAGTTGGAAGCGATAAGTTGCTCCCTGGTTGGTGTATCAATGCCGAAATAACAGGGCCACCTTGTTGGTGGTGAACTGATTCTCATGTGAACTTCTTTTGCTCCCGCTTCCTTTAACATTCTTACAATTTTCCGGCTTGTTGTACCTCTAACGATTGAGTCATCTATAACAATTACTCTTTTTCCTTTTAAAACATCAGGAACAGGATTCAGTTTCACCTTGACGCTTATGTCCCTTGTTTTTTGAGTTGGTTTAATGAATGTTCTCCCAACATAATGATTCCTGATGAATCCAAGCTGAAATGGAATACCACTCTCTTCCGAGTAACCTATAGCTGGAACAAGTCCGGAATCCGGAACGGCTATGACCACATCAGCGTCAACGGGATTTTCTTTTGCAAGTGTTTTTCCAAATTCTTTCCTTACAGAATAGACGCTCTTGCCAAAGATATGACTATCAGGACGGGAGAAATAGACAAATTCAAATATACACTGGGAGCGGCGGCAGTTAAGTCCTTCAAATGGATAGATGGTTTTAATGGAATCCTTTGAAACAATTATCATCTCTCCGGGTTCAACATCTCTGATATACCTGGCACCGACTAAATCAAGGGCACATGTTTCTGAAGCAAAGACGATAGAACCTTCTAACTCTCCCATAACTAAAGGTCTAAATCCCCATGGATCCCTTACAGCTACAAGCTTATCGTCAGCCATGATAAGGAGAGAAAAAGCACCTTTTAATTTTGTAATAGCATCAACAATTTTGTCTTCAAACGCAGCAGCTTTTGACTTAACTATTAAGTGAACTATAACTTCTGAGTCGGTGGTGCCTCTGAAGATGGAGCCTTCATCTTCAAGTTTTTTCCTGAGCATAAGGGCGTTAACTATGTTGCCGTTGTGGGATATAGCTAATTTTCCGATTCTTGAGGAGACAACTATTGGCTGTATGTTGTCAGGTGAGTCAGAAGCGCCTGATGTTGAATACCTGTTGTGTCCAACGGCTGTGAATCCTTTAAGTTCGTCAAAAATTCTATGGGAAAAAACGCTGGAAACAAGGCCGAAATCTCTGTGGTAAACGATTTTATTTCCGTCAAATACCGCTATTCCGGCACTTTCCTGACCACGATGTTGTAAGGCGTAAAGTCCAAGGTATGTATAGTAAGCTGCGTGAGGATTGTTATATATTCCAAATACTCCACAGTATTCTTTTAAATTCTCCATAATTCCGCCTCTCTAAAAGCTCTTGTTTCAGGCTAACAATTATAACATTACCATCAGCCTTTTAAGGTATAATTTAAGCCTGAAGAGTGTTGGAAATTAGCAAACTTATATAGACGGAGGAAAACGGTTATGGAAAAAGGAAAGCTCCTTTACGAGGGAAAGGCTAAAGCTCTCTATGAGACAGACAGTGACAACCTTCTTATCCAGTACTTTAAGGATGATACAACAGCTTTTGACGGTGCTAAAAAAGAGCAGCTTGAGGAAAAGGGTGTTATCAATTGTGCTATTTCTACAAAAATATTTGAGTTTCTTGAGAAGAATGGGATAAAAACTCATTTCGTAGAGTCTCTGTCACCGAGGGAAATGCTTGTTAAAAGGTGTGAAATCATACCGGTTGAAGTGGTTGTGAGAAATATCGCGGCAGGTAGTTTCTCAAGAAGGTATGGTGTGGAGGAAGGTACGCTTTTGAAAGAGCCTTTGGTTGAATTTTTCTACAAGTCAGACGAGCTTCACGACCCAATGGTTTGTCCAAATCACGTGTACCTTTTTGGATGGGCAACGAGAGAAGAGCTTGCCCACATGGC from Desulfurobacterium sp. TC5-1 harbors:
- the purC gene encoding phosphoribosylaminoimidazolesuccinocarboxamide synthase; translation: MEKGKLLYEGKAKALYETDSDNLLIQYFKDDTTAFDGAKKEQLEEKGVINCAISTKIFEFLEKNGIKTHFVESLSPREMLVKRCEIIPVEVVVRNIAAGSFSRRYGVEEGTLLKEPLVEFFYKSDELHDPMVCPNHVYLFGWATREELAHMAKEALKINELLKNFFDAIDITLVDFKLEFGRHNGEVILADEITPDSCRLWDKLTHEVLDKDRFRKDMGKVVESYREVYRRIMEKYGE
- the purF gene encoding amidophosphoribosyltransferase produces the protein MENLKEYCGVFGIYNNPHAAYYTYLGLYALQHRGQESAGIAVFDGNKIVYHRDFGLVSSVFSHRIFDELKGFTAVGHNRYSTSGASDSPDNIQPIVVSSRIGKLAISHNGNIVNALMLRKKLEDEGSIFRGTTDSEVIVHLIVKSKAAAFEDKIVDAITKLKGAFSLLIMADDKLVAVRDPWGFRPLVMGELEGSIVFASETCALDLVGARYIRDVEPGEMIIVSKDSIKTIYPFEGLNCRRSQCIFEFVYFSRPDSHIFGKSVYSVRKEFGKTLAKENPVDADVVIAVPDSGLVPAIGYSEESGIPFQLGFIRNHYVGRTFIKPTQKTRDISVKVKLNPVPDVLKGKRVIVIDDSIVRGTTSRKIVRMLKEAGAKEVHMRISSPPTRWPCYFGIDTPTREQLIASNYTIEEIAKFIEADTLAYLSLDGMIRAAGGKECGYCTACFDGKYPVEIPEEIVEQAKKER